GGGACGCCAGTTGCTGCAACTGGATCTGGTAGTGGTGGCGATGATCCTGATCGGGGTGATTGGCGTGCTGCTGGATCGCTTGCTGGCGCTGGTTGAATTGCGGCTGCAGCGCTGGCGGCGCAACGCCTTCTGACCGTTTTGCCGGTAATGGCAAGTAACAAAAAAATGATGGGAACACGGCAATGAGCGCATCGCTTCTGTTTAAACCTGGCCACTGGATCAGCACTCGCGATTGGCGTGCGCTGGTAGCACCGCTGCTCTTCGTGGCGCTGTGGCAACTGGCCAGTACGCTCGGTTGGGTGAACCCCAAGCTGATCGTCAGCCCGTGGGCGGTGGCGCAGGCGGGCTGGCATGAGGTCAGTGCCAACGGCTTTGCCCACGCGTTCGGGGCTAGCCTGGCTCGGGACTTGGGTGGATTTGTTCTGGGCAGCGCCGCCGGTGTGGCCCTGGGTGTATTGCTGGGGGTGTCGCGCTGGGCAGATCGCTTGCTCGGGCCGACGTTTCACACGCTGCGGCAGATTTCGCTGTTTGCGTGGATTCCGCTGATCTCGATCTGGCTGGGCTACACCGATGCGGCCCGCGTGTTCTTCATTGCCGTCGCTGCTTTTTACCCGGTAGTTCTGGCGACGCATGAAGGCATCCGCAGCGTGACGCGTGCGCAGCTGGAGGTCGCCCGCGTTTACCGCTTCAGTTACTGGCAAAGCCTTACCCGACTGATTTTGCCAGCGGCCTCACCGCAGATTCTCAACGGACTGCATCTGGCGCTGATTTACGCCTGGCTGGCCACCATCGGCGCCGAGTTCCTGTTGCCCAGTTTTGATGCGACCGGCGTGGGCG
This genomic interval from Silvimonas soli contains the following:
- a CDS encoding ABC transporter permease, whose amino-acid sequence is MSASLLFKPGHWISTRDWRALVAPLLFVALWQLASTLGWVNPKLIVSPWAVAQAGWHEVSANGFAHAFGASLARDLGGFVLGSAAGVALGVLLGVSRWADRLLGPTFHTLRQISLFAWIPLISIWLGYTDAARVFFIAVAAFYPVVLATHEGIRSVTRAQLEVARVYRFSYWQSLTRLILPAASPQILNGLHLALIYAWLATIGAEFLLPSFDATGVGATVIRGRAAFRVDVIIVGMLIIGLTGYALNRLAQKLEARLLVWRGPAH